In Methylacidiphilum infernorum V4, a single window of DNA contains:
- the amoB gene encoding bacterial ammonia monooxygenase, subunit AmoB, with amino-acid sequence MNSAIGSGKRKIKKILLALTVGGALAGCFSSSSFAVQGMGAKSQEAFLRMRTVVFYDTQFSFAPTNRVKVGDEFTCTGKVMLMPTWPQEIPFSGISFFNFFVPGPQVLRKAIWVNEKYFQFNSVVLEKGGTYAYKMVLQARNPGTYPMGPMLSMEEAGPFIGPEEFLTIEGTNSRFTNPIKTLLGNTVDLENYGTARMISWTLLTTFVGVAWLVYWLSKPFTRRLGLVAAGRKEELFNPMDRQVCFLFTVGTIVLVAAAAMITKAQYPVTIPIQETKYYIKPLPPEPTLIQAEVTDATYDVPARTLSFHIQVKNIGDKPVVLKEFLTANVRFLNPDIPGNNWNPTFPEVNGGPMKVSPSEPINPGESKTLEVSMQSAEWENQRLTMYHETTNRFGGLLFFTDPSGTRQIYAIADQIVIPRFGGGM; translated from the coding sequence ATGAATTCTGCGATAGGAAGTGGAAAGAGAAAGATAAAAAAAATACTTTTGGCTTTGACCGTTGGGGGTGCATTAGCCGGTTGTTTTTCCTCGAGCAGCTTTGCGGTTCAAGGCATGGGGGCAAAATCCCAGGAGGCTTTTTTAAGAATGCGGACCGTTGTATTTTATGACACCCAGTTTTCTTTTGCACCCACAAATCGGGTTAAAGTGGGGGATGAGTTTACTTGCACCGGTAAAGTCATGCTCATGCCGACGTGGCCGCAGGAAATTCCTTTTTCGGGGATCTCCTTTTTCAATTTCTTTGTTCCCGGGCCTCAAGTATTGAGAAAAGCCATTTGGGTGAACGAAAAGTATTTCCAGTTCAACTCGGTGGTCTTGGAAAAAGGGGGAACCTATGCCTACAAGATGGTATTGCAAGCAAGAAACCCTGGGACCTATCCCATGGGGCCGATGCTGAGCATGGAAGAAGCGGGTCCTTTTATCGGCCCCGAAGAATTCCTGACCATAGAGGGTACGAATAGCCGGTTTACCAACCCGATCAAGACACTGCTGGGCAACACCGTGGACCTGGAAAACTATGGAACAGCACGAATGATCAGTTGGACGTTGTTAACGACTTTTGTTGGCGTGGCCTGGTTAGTCTATTGGCTATCCAAGCCCTTCACCCGGAGGTTAGGTCTTGTTGCTGCCGGCAGAAAGGAAGAACTGTTTAATCCCATGGATAGGCAGGTTTGTTTTCTGTTTACTGTAGGAACCATTGTCCTTGTTGCCGCGGCGGCAATGATTACCAAGGCCCAGTACCCGGTGACCATTCCCATCCAGGAGACCAAGTATTATATTAAGCCCCTTCCTCCTGAACCCACGTTGATCCAAGCGGAAGTCACCGATGCTACCTATGACGTTCCGGCCAGAACGCTATCCTTTCATATCCAGGTTAAAAATATCGGGGATAAGCCGGTGGTGTTGAAGGAATTCCTCACGGCCAACGTGCGGTTTTTAAATCCGGATATTCCTGGAAATAATTGGAATCCTACCTTTCCTGAAGTCAACGGCGGACCAATGAAAGTCAGTCCATCAGAACCGATTAACCCGGGAGAATCCAAAACATTGGAAGTATCGATGCAGAGTGCCGAATGGGAAAACCAAAGGCTGACCATGTATCATGAAACGACCAACCGGTTTGGAGGACTTCTCTTCTTTACCGATCCTAGTGGAACAAGACAGATCTATGCTATTGCCGATCAGATCGTCATTCCAAGATTTGGTGGAGGAATGTAA
- the amoC gene encoding bacterial ammonia monooxygenase, subunit AmoC: protein MAQATTQTVSISIPERSAFSWKNLWIALAIITAFELAVNVYERTFAIAKGLDYFTPQYQTYWMSILYTELILEPTTLIALCSWLWVTRDRAMENLAPAEELKRYWNLGLFVVVYTVLLYWGASYYTEQDGTWHQTVIRDTDFTPSHIIEFYQSYPIYIVAGVGSMVYAMTRLPQYAKAFSVPYAVLVGSPLMIFPNVGLNEFGHTRWFMEELFVAPLHWGFVMFGWGALAILGTWLQICPRVVELIKQVYYGKPATAPAVVLNDPEKAADPALCEI from the coding sequence ATGGCACAAGCGACAACGCAAACGGTATCGATATCCATACCGGAGAGGTCAGCCTTCTCTTGGAAAAACTTATGGATCGCTCTGGCGATAATCACGGCCTTTGAACTCGCCGTTAACGTCTATGAGCGGACCTTTGCTATAGCCAAGGGATTGGACTACTTTACTCCGCAGTATCAGACCTATTGGATGAGCATCCTTTATACCGAGCTGATTCTTGAGCCGACCACGCTCATCGCGCTCTGCTCCTGGTTATGGGTGACCAGGGATCGTGCGATGGAAAATCTTGCTCCTGCAGAGGAGTTGAAGCGGTATTGGAACCTGGGGTTATTTGTGGTGGTTTATACCGTGCTCTTGTACTGGGGAGCGAGCTACTACACAGAGCAGGACGGCACATGGCATCAGACGGTGATAAGGGATACGGACTTCACACCTAGCCACATCATCGAGTTCTACCAGAGCTATCCAATCTATATTGTAGCTGGAGTAGGATCGATGGTGTATGCGATGACGAGGCTTCCTCAATATGCGAAAGCCTTTTCCGTGCCCTATGCGGTGCTGGTAGGCTCTCCCTTGATGATATTCCCCAACGTGGGATTGAACGAATTCGGTCATACCCGTTGGTTCATGGAAGAGCTGTTTGTGGCACCCTTGCACTGGGGATTCGTCATGTTTGGCTGGGGAGCTCTGGCTATCCTGGGAACATGGCTTCAGATTTGTCCAAGAGTAGTAGAACTGATCAAACAGGTCTACTATGGCAAGCCGGCTACTGCTCCAGCGGTTGTGTTAAACGACCCTGAAAAAGCTGCGGATCCGGCTCTTTGCGAAATCTGA
- the amoB gene encoding bacterial ammonia monooxygenase, subunit AmoB: MKKIVRMGGVLLLSGLMLTPLSSLFAVQGMGAKSQEAFLRMRTVTFFDTRFSFTPGNRVKVGDEFTCTGKVMLMPTWPQEIPFSGISFFNFFVPGPQVLRKAIFVNEKYFQFNSVVLEKGGVYEYKMVNQARYPGIWPVGPMLSMEEAGPFIGPEEYLTIEGSYSGFTNPVKTLLGNTIDLENYGEARMIMWTLLTSAVAVAWLVYWCSKPFTRRLGLVAAGRKEDLFSPMDRQVCFLFTIGTIVLVAAAAMITKAQYPITIPIQETKYYIKPLPPEPSIIQAEVTDATYDVPGRTLSFHIQVKNVGDKPVVLKEFLTANVRFLNPDVPGNTWNENYPEVNGGAVIVKPSEPINPGETKTLEVSMQSAEWENQRLTLYHESTNRFGGLLFFSDTSGTRQVYAIADQIVIPKFGAGIGGGM; this comes from the coding sequence ATGAAAAAAATAGTCAGAATGGGTGGAGTCCTTTTACTCTCCGGGCTGATGTTAACTCCTCTGTCATCTCTTTTCGCCGTGCAGGGAATGGGGGCTAAATCTCAAGAAGCATTCTTGAGGATGCGTACCGTCACCTTTTTCGATACCCGGTTTTCCTTTACTCCTGGTAACCGGGTTAAAGTAGGGGATGAATTCACTTGCACCGGAAAAGTGATGCTCATGCCGACATGGCCGCAGGAAATTCCTTTTTCGGGAATATCCTTTTTTAACTTCTTTGTTCCTGGACCCCAAGTACTGAGGAAAGCCATTTTCGTTAACGAAAAGTATTTCCAGTTTAACTCGGTGGTCTTGGAAAAAGGCGGGGTATACGAGTATAAAATGGTCAACCAAGCTCGTTACCCTGGCATTTGGCCGGTAGGGCCGATGTTGAGCATGGAGGAGGCGGGACCATTCATTGGGCCCGAGGAATACCTAACGATCGAGGGATCTTACTCGGGTTTTACGAATCCTGTAAAGACCCTTCTTGGCAACACGATCGACCTGGAAAATTACGGGGAAGCCCGCATGATCATGTGGACATTATTGACGTCGGCTGTTGCCGTGGCATGGCTTGTGTATTGGTGCTCTAAGCCCTTTACAAGGAGGCTGGGGCTTGTAGCTGCGGGTAGAAAAGAGGATCTGTTCAGTCCGATGGACAGACAGGTCTGTTTCCTTTTCACCATTGGGACAATAGTCCTTGTCGCTGCGGCGGCTATGATTACCAAGGCACAGTATCCTATTACCATTCCTATCCAGGAAACCAAGTACTATATTAAGCCGCTGCCGCCTGAACCCTCCATAATACAAGCTGAAGTCACCGATGCTACCTATGATGTTCCGGGAAGAACGTTGTCTTTCCATATCCAAGTGAAGAATGTTGGGGACAAGCCTGTCGTTTTGAAGGAGTTTTTAACGGCTAACGTCAGGTTTTTAAATCCCGATGTTCCCGGTAACACTTGGAATGAAAACTACCCTGAAGTCAATGGGGGAGCTGTGATCGTCAAGCCTTCGGAACCGATTAACCCCGGGGAGACCAAGACATTGGAAGTATCGATGCAGAGCGCCGAGTGGGAAAACCAGAGGTTGACCCTGTATCATGAATCCACGAACCGATTTGGGGGACTTCTGTTCTTCTCGGATACTTCCGGCACAAGGCAAGTCTATGCTATTGCCGACCAGATCGTCATTCCCAAGTTTGGTGCAGGAATTGGCGGAGGCATGTAA
- the amoA gene encoding bacterial ammonia monooxygenase, subunit AmoA, whose amino-acid sequence MQQVAAEAEARALERKFDIVVLVSMFLAILSGFHIHQMLTAGDWSFWIDWKDRMWWPVVAPIMDITFPAACQAILWTKFKAPIGATFSCAGLFFGQWMNRYWNFWGWTHYPLNFVFPETLLPQAIVLDGVLMITNNFVVTALIGGELWGWLFYPSNWPMIAPYHVPVEYYGQLMSVADLIQYEYIRTSTPEYIRMVETGTMRSFAGGVLGVSAFFSGFCSVIMYFIWWYFGYFFGWTKFIKHSKV is encoded by the coding sequence ATGCAACAAGTAGCTGCAGAAGCTGAAGCAAGGGCACTAGAAAGAAAATTCGACATAGTTGTTCTTGTTTCGATGTTTCTGGCGATACTTTCCGGCTTTCACATTCACCAGATGTTGACGGCTGGCGACTGGTCGTTTTGGATAGATTGGAAAGACAGGATGTGGTGGCCGGTAGTAGCGCCCATTATGGATATAACATTCCCGGCAGCATGCCAGGCGATCTTGTGGACGAAATTTAAAGCGCCTATAGGAGCGACATTCAGCTGTGCGGGATTGTTTTTTGGCCAGTGGATGAATAGGTATTGGAATTTCTGGGGTTGGACACACTATCCTCTGAATTTCGTATTTCCTGAAACTCTCCTTCCGCAGGCGATCGTCCTGGACGGCGTATTGATGATAACCAATAACTTCGTTGTGACCGCTCTTATCGGGGGAGAGCTTTGGGGATGGCTTTTCTATCCTTCCAATTGGCCAATGATTGCTCCATACCACGTCCCTGTGGAATACTATGGACAACTCATGAGCGTGGCAGACCTCATCCAGTACGAGTATATCCGAACATCCACTCCTGAGTACATCCGCATGGTTGAGACGGGAACGATGAGAAGCTTTGCCGGTGGTGTTCTTGGGGTATCGGCATTCTTCTCGGGTTTCTGTTCGGTAATCATGTACTTTATCTGGTGGTACTTCGGATACTTCTTCGGGTGGACGAAGTTTATCAAGCATTCGAAGGTGTAA